In Toxoplasma gondii ME49 chromosome X, whole genome shotgun sequence, a single genomic region encodes these proteins:
- a CDS encoding hypothetical protein (encoded by transcript TGME49_226930), whose product MDAGGRGGDWRERRRNIKREEEKKALVREKRRKIVGEKRQQLEVQGDCGSSPESRERRVSHPRNSRLTQTPKVERMGVEGQFDVPISRISNSTPREKASGASLSESQRSRKVAETSRGSQRSQEAAGTVSFSPGTRASPQQRWGCPLRGTARKKGAK is encoded by the coding sequence ATGGATGcgggggggaggggaggggactggagagagaggagaaggaacatcaagagagaggaagagaagaaagcactTGTACgcgaaaagaggagaaagataGTGGGGGAGAAACGCCAGCAGCTTGAGGTTCAAGGTGACTGCGGAAGCTCcccagagagcagagagagaagagtgagtCACCCGAGAAACAGCAGGCTGACTCAGACCCCGAAAGTCGAGAGGATGGGAGTTGAAGGCCAGTTCGACGTCCCGATTTCGCGAATTTCGAACTCCACTCCGCGCGAAAAAGCTTCTGGGGCTTCGCTGTCTGAATCGCAAAGAAGTCGAAAAGTCGCGGAAACATCGAGAGGGTCGCAAAGAAGTCAAGAAGCCGCCGGGAcagtctctttctctccgggCACGCGCGCGTCTCCCCAACAGCGCTGGGGTTGTCCGCTGAGGGGAACCGCGCGGAAGAAGGGAGCGAAGTAA
- a CDS encoding hypothetical protein (encoded by transcript TGME49_226925) produces the protein MHNQFGKKTQLTFQLSWVIARRRKGLRTSVLACRETFSYGSALLHPSQTAPGSAVAEQISARTEAGTSPFEEFRKHKARRRFSTQTQQKGGSNKECQARQGMADASETASREEGQKEASFLRCHAAAVGVWLVLHALRKDALHPRDATGARRRHEETR, from the exons ATGCACAACCAATTcgggaagaaaacgcaacTCACTTTTCAGTTGTCGTGGGTG ATAGCTCGACGCAGAAAGGGATTGAGGACTTCGgttcttgcatgcagagaaacctTCTCTTACGGTTCAGCACTGCTGCACCCTTCTCAG ACAGCCCCCGGCAGCGCAGTGGCAGAGCAGATTTCGGCTCGCACAGAAGCAGGGACGTCACCCTTTGAGGAATTCAGGAAGCACAAGGCCAGGAGGCGGTTCAGCACTcagacgcagcagaaaggaggaagcaacAAAGAGTGCCAAGCTCGACAGGGAATGGCCGACGCAAGCGAGACAGCATCCCGtgaagaaggacagaaagaagcgtcTTTCTTGCGTTGCCATGCAG CTGCAGTTGGTGTCTGGCTGGTCTTGCACGCCCTGAGAAAAG atgCCCTCCACCCGCGAGACGCGACgggggcgaggagacggcaCGAGGAAACACGCTAA
- a CDS encoding hypothetical protein (encoded by transcript TGME49_226920~Signal peptide predicted by SignalP 2.0 HMM (probability 0.992) with cleavage site probability 0.186 at residue 79~Predicted trans-membrane domain (TMHMM2.0):20-43) yields MEKRIFSTRLPRLSPLTSRTRSPLFALVFLLLCAALCIFSLALRRSSAVRTLHLEASLAAAHSCSSLLSPAAPLPGLTSSPVDCGASRLPLSTSSGPLLCSSFPSRENEEAASKLASHGRRMRELLLQAAALDDARVHSLLESAARIYASPERSRSLRERNRQRQSMRRGRTAGKEQKSRAAREAEVPDCERNANRDDAAFARHVPLFALTKGEERDARQGEQEKPRRGGRRDASIWSSKPSLRFLPFFVAKEKTETSQGSPAGTRLPSACFSRSPDLRPFARASDVDPRGDSPEEGETEGEATKSEEDEDDALSFLQRFDSDTMQRQLRERRKWKPPADVRALLESPHLFEKQNALSMSSALASAGAHSPATHFSPASSSSSSISSASSSAPFSTSSSSSASSESPASATPSWAALEAARGAQRAAASTAIVARLVKCQACGGGASSREVWHAFPASGVFIHPSGLLATNFHVLEAAEEREDEREERDGEEEGEKEGEEEGDEEGEEEGDEEGEGEETRGRHEGNTEALEARHEHANEKKRQGRDDAEKSGGNRGRLQRASRATEHLARKSTGKRARTPELFVVMDRRGRCWPIKEVLAADERTDLALLQVDWNGLLDGFSLSPDCLPSAGSAIAPTGLSVSHPPSPLSSSRQSQVRRHTGHLSVSPSLFDAHTTKNAETGALGASPLPQARFDSTPDAPVEARGAADPKSHGLSTSEARTGERGDPEENVWSEGLGESDDVAWLPISQLPAAEGAAIFIPSHPAGRFFSLTQGVVSRYFVRHSRGSRPQEHAVPSVVLAVTADFARGSSGAPVVHAASGELLGIAQSTSSLYCSPAETESAARKGAGKKLEKRRSSSLFQSRASASDKSAEGAREEQRASRARGASPQPGSADAEQAARAPGASGRGKKQEKQTKNGQVKNSRARETETREEKERGGGGENDGGDQRRNPLQVKSKRREGCESRTLQMVVKACIPSLYLFDLLEEP; encoded by the exons ATGGAGAAGCGAATCTTCTCAACTCGCCTTCCCCGTCTGTCCCCCCTGACATCTCGAacgcgctctcctctctttgcccttgtcttccttctcctctgcgctGCGCTGtgcatcttctccctcgctctgcGGCGTTCGTCGGCCGTCCGAACGCTCCATCTCGAGGCGTCGCTTGCGGCTGCTCACTCCTGTTCTTCGTTACTGTCTCCCGCCGCGCCTTTGCCGGGTCTGACGTCTTCTCCCGTCGACTGTGGGgcttcgcgtctgcctctctcgacgtcttccggtcctcttctctgttcttcttttccttctcgtgagaatgaagaagccgcgagcAAGCTCGCCTCTCACGGAAGACGCATGCGTGAGCTCCTGCTCCAAGCCGCCGCCCTGGACGACGCCAGAGTTCACTCGCTGCTGGAGTCTGCGGCCCGGATCTACGCGAGTCCGGAGCGTTCTCGGtcgctgcgagagagaaaccgacagagacagagcatgcgaagaggacgaactGCTGGCAAAGAGCAAAAGAGTCGAGCAGCGCGGGAGGCTGAAGTTCCGGACTgcgaaagaaacgcaaacCGCGACGATGCTGCGTTCGCGCGGCACGTCCCTCTCTTCGCCCTGACGAAGGGGGAGGAACGCGACGCGAGACAAGGTGAGCAGGAGAAGCCAAGGAGGGGAGGACGACGCGATGCGTCCATCTGGTCGTCGAAGCCTTCCCTGAGGTTCCTGCCCTTCTTCGTAGctaaagaaaagacagagacgagccAGGGAAGCCCAGCAGGGACGCGTCTCCCGTCTgcctgcttctcgcgctcgcCGGACCTTAGACCGTTTGCGAGAGCATCGGACGTGGAcccgcgaggagacagtccagaagaaggagaaacagagggagaggcaaccaagagcgaggaagacgaggacgacgcACTGTCGTTTCTTCAGCGTTTCGACTCGGACACTATGCAGAGGCAACTGCGGGAAAGACGAAAATGGAAGCCTCCCGCCGACGTCCGCGCTCTCCTTGAGTCGCCTCATCTCTTTGAAAAGCAGAACGCACTCTCAATGAGTTCTGCACTTGCTTCTGCAGGAGCCCATTCACCTGCCACTcacttctctcctgcttcttcttcttcctcttccatctcttcagcgtcttcttccgcgccattctccacctcctcttcttcttccgcttcttctgaaTCGCCTGCGTCCGCGACTCCCTCGTGGGCGGCGCTGGAAGCGGCTCGCGGGGCGCAGAGAGCTGCTGCGTCGACGGCGATTGTCGCGCGTCTCGTCAAATGCCAAGCCTGCGGGGGAGGCGCTTCGTCGCGGGAGGTATGGCATGCGTTCCCCGCGTCGGGCGTCTTCATTCACCCGTCCGGCCTCCTCGCCACCAACTTCCACGTCCTCGAGGCAGCCGAAGAgcgcgaagacgaaagagaagaacgagacggagaagaggagggagaaaaagagggagaagaagagggagacgaagagggagaagaagagggagacgaagagggagaaggagaggaaacgcgtggACGACATGAAGGCAATACAGAGGCACTGGAAGCGCGACATGAGCACgcaaacgagaagaagagacaggggcgAGATGACGCAGAGAAATCCGGAGGAAACCGCGGGAGGTTGCAGAGGGCCTCACGAGCGACAGAGCACCTTGCTCGAAAGTCAACGGGAAAACGAGCAAGGACCCCAGAACTGTTTGTTGTCATGGATCGCCGTGGCCGATGCTGGCCGATCAAAGAAGTTCTGGCAGCGGACGAGAGAACGGATTTAGCGCTTCTTCAAGTGGACTGGAATGGTCTCCTCGATGGGTTTTCCCTGTCGCCCGACTGCCTCCCGTCCGCCGGCTCTGCCATTGCTCCCACaggcctctctgtctctcaccctccctctccgctttcttcctcccggCAGTCGCAAGTCAGGCGTCACACCGGCCATCTCTCTGtcagtccttctctctttgatGCACACACCACCAAGAACGCCGAGACAGGCGCCCTGGGCGCTTCTCCACTGCCCCAGGCGCGTTTCGACAGCACACCGGACGCTCCCGTTGAAGCTCGAGGAGCCGCGGATCCTAAGAGTCACGGCCTCAGCACAAGCGAAGCGAGGACAGGCGAGAGGGGCGAcccagaagaaaacgtcTGGTCAGAAGGACTTGGAGAGAGTGACGACGTCGCATGGCTTCCGATCTCCCAACTGCCTGCAGCCGAGGGGGCTGCAATTTTCATTCCGAGTCACCCGGCAGGGCGCTTCTTTTCGCTCACGCAGGGCGTCGTCTCTCGTTACTTTGTGAGACACTCGAGAGGCTCAAGGCCGCAGGAGCATGCGGTCCCGAGCGTAG TCTTGGCAGTCACTGCAGACTTCGCCAGAGGGTCGAGCGGGGCGCCTGTGGTGCACGCAGCTTCAGGCGAGCTTCTGGGCATCGCGCAGAGCACTTCTTCGTTGTACTGTTCGCCTGCGGAGACGGAATCTGCGGCGCGAAAAGGAGCCgggaagaagctggagaagcggCGGTCGTCGTCGCTGTTCCAGTCGCGAGCTTCGGCCTCCGACAAGTCCGCGGAAGgcgcaagagaagaacagagagctTCGCGAGCTCGAGGCGCCAGCCCGCAACCAGGCTCCGCAGACGCGGAACAGGCCGCGCGAGCTCCAGGGGCGAGTGGAAGAGgcaagaaacaggagaagcaaacgaagaaTGGACAAGTGAAGAACTCGCGGGCGcgtgagacagagacacgcgaggaaaaggagagaggaggaggaggcgaaaacgaCGGGGGCGACCAACGGAGGAACCCTCTCCAGGTGAAAAGTAAGCGACGTGAAGGATGCGAGAGCCGGACACTGCAAATGGTCGTGAAGGCCTGCATCCCCAGTCTCTACCTTTTCGATTTACTCGAAGAACCGTAA